A stretch of Pyrenophora tritici-repentis strain M4 chromosome 7, whole genome shotgun sequence DNA encodes these proteins:
- a CDS encoding IleS, Isoleucyl-tRNA synthetase, which produces MSIDFPKEEERVLARWKEIDAFLRQVELSKGKQPYTFYDGPPFATGLPHYGHLLASTIKDIIPRYWSMKGRYVERRFGWDTHGVPIEYEIDKELGMSGRDAVRELGIATYNEKCRAIVMRYASEWRSTIERLGRWIDFDNDYKTMDTSFMESEWWVFKRLFDKGAVYRGFKVMPYSTALATPLSNFEASQNYKDVQDPAIVVSFPLVEDPNTCLLAWTTTPWTLPSNIGLCAHPDFEYVKILDEASGHHYILLEVLLRTLYKDPKKAKFKIVEKIKGKDMLGWKYTPPFDYMYDEFKDYGFKVLNDLYVTAESGVGIVHQSPAYGEDDYRIAMAHGVISDSRPPPNPVDDAGCFTDRVSDFKGQHVKQADKAIIKHLKGTGRLIVNSQLTHSYPFCWRSDTPLLYRTVPSYFIKIQEIVPQMLENIAGSHWVPSFVKEKRFANWITNSPDWAVSRNRFWGTPLPLWVSDDGKEMVCVGSIEELKKLSGYEGEITDIHRDRIDNITIPSKEGRGMLRRTPEVFDCWFESGSMPYASAHYPFENIEQFEASFPGDFIAEGLDQTRGWFYTLTVLGTHLFGKLPFKNCVVNGIVLAEDGKKMSKRLKNYPDPNLIMKNYGSDALRLYLINSPVVRAETLRFKETGVKEIVSKVLLPFWNSYQFFDQQATLLKKVADLHFVFDPAAEKTNTNIFDRWILASCQSLLKFVNAEMAAYRLYTVVPRLLELIDNTTNWYIRFNRRRLKGEYGLEDTKHALNTLFEVLYTLCRGLAPFTPFITDNIYLRLLPHIPKELHSEDNRSVHFLPFPEVREELFDESVERQVKRMQAVIELGRICRDRANKGLKIPLKTLVVIHPEQQYLDDVKSLENYICEELNIRDLVLSSDEEKYKVQYSATADFSVLGKKLKKDAIKVKKALPGLTSQQIKDYLKAGEMTVDSITLEAEDLMVKRSLAKDDANKDQEFNTDNDVLIILDVASYPELEQEGLAREVIRRVQDLRKKAGLVPTDDVGMEYRVLSDPDGLDLEKAFENQGPLFEKALRRNVDKHVITELDGKIEEGKKEGVIMEEEQELHKATFMLRLVKL; this is translated from the exons ATGTCGATAGACTTCCCCAAGGAGGAGGAGCGCGTGCTCGCCCGCTGGAAGGAGATTGACGCATTCCTCAGGCAGGTCGAGCTG TCGAAAGGAAAGCAACCATACACCTTCTACGATGGGCCGCCCTTTGCGACGGGACTCCCCCACTACGGCCACCTGCTCGCGTCGACGATCAAGGACATCATCCCGCGGTACTGGTCCATGAAGGGCCGCTATGTCGAGCGCCGCTTTGGCTGGGACACACACGGCGTGCCCATTGAGTATGAAATTGACAAGGAGCTGGGCATGTCCGGCCGCGACGCCGTGAGGGAGCTCGGCATCGCGACATACAACGAGAAGTGCCGCGCCATTGTTATGCGCTATGCCAGCGAATGGCGGTCTACCATCGAGCGCCTCGGCCGCTGGATCGACTTCGACAACGACTACAAGACCATGGACACGAGCTTCATGGAGTCGGAGTGGTGGGTCTTCAAGCGCCTCTTCGACAAGGGTGCCGTCTACCGCGGCTTCAAGGTGATGCCGTACAGCACCGCATTGGCCACGCCCCTTAGCAACTTCGAAGCCTCGCAGAACTACAAGGACGTCCAGGACCCGGCCATCGTCGTCTCCTTCCCGCTCGTCGAGGACCCCAACACGTGCCTGCTGGCCTGGACCACGACGCCCTGGACCCTCCCCTCCAACATCGGCCTTTGCGCCCACCCCGACTTCGAGTACGTCAAGATCCTCGATGAGGCCTCGGGGCACCACTACATCCTGCTCGAGGTGCTGCTACGTACCCTCTACAAGGACCCCAAGAAGGCCAAGTTCAAGATCGTCGAGAAGATCAAGGGCAAGGACATGCTCGGCTGGAAGTACACCCCGCCCTTCGACTACATGTACGACGAGTTCAAGGACTACGGCTTCAAGGTCCTCAACGACCTCTATGTCACCGCCGAGAGCGGCGTGGGCATCGTCCACCAGTCGCCCGCCTACGGAGAGGACGACTATAGAATTGCAATGGCGCACGGCGTCATCAGCGACTCGCGCCCGCCCCCAAACCCCGTCGATGACGCCGGCTGCTTCACCGACAGGGTCAGCGACTTCAAGGGCCAGCACGTCAAGCAGGCTGACAAGGCCATCATCAAGCACCTCAAGGGCACCGGCCGTCTTATAGTCAACTCGCAGCTCACCCATAGCTACCCCTTCTGCTGGCGCTCAGACACTCCCCTCCTCTACCGCACCGTCCCGTCCTACTTCATCAAGATCCAGGAAATCGTCCCACAGATGCTCGAGAACATTGCAGGCTCGCACTGGGTGCCGTCCTTCGTCAAAGAGAAGCGCTTCGCAAACTGGATCACCAACTCCCCCGACTGGGCCGTCTCGCGTAATCGCTTCTGGGGCACACCTCTACCGCTCTGGGTCAGCGACGATGGCAAGGAGATGGTCTGCGTCGGTAGCATCGAGGAGCTGAAGAAGCTCAGTGGATACGAGGGCGAAATCACCGACATCCACCGCGACCGCATCGACAACATCACCATTCCGAGCAAAGAGGGCAGGGGCATGCTGCGGAGGACACCAGAGGTGTTCGACTGCTGGTTTGAGTCCGGCTCTATGCCCTACGCCAGCGCACACTACCCCTTCGAGAACATCGAGCAGTTCGAGGCGTCGTTCCCCGGCGACTTCATCGCCGAGGGTCTCGACCAGACTCGCGGCTGGTTCTACACATTGACCGTCCTCGGTACCCATCTCTTCGGCAAGCTGCCCTTCAAGAACTGCGTCGTCAACGGCATCGTGCTCGCCGAAGACGGTAAGAAGATGTCGAAACGTCTCAAGAACTACCCAGACCCCAACCTCATCATGAAGAACTATGGCTCCGACGCCCTGCGGTTATACCTCATCAACTCGCCAGTCGTACGTGCGGAGACACTGCGTTTCAAGGAGACTGGTGTCAAGGAGATTGTGTCCAAGGTCCTCCTACCCTTCTGGAATAGCTACCAGTTCTTCGATCAGCAGGCGACGCTGCTGAAGAAGGTTGCCGACCTCCACTTCGTCTTCGACCCCGCAGCTGAGAAGACCAACACCAACATATTCGACCGATGGATTCTTGCGTCTTGCCAATCGCTGCTCAAGTTCGTTAACGCCGAGATGGCCGCATACAGACTCTACACCGTTGTACCGCGGTTACTTGAACTCATCGACAACACCACAAACTGGTACATTCGGTTCAACCGCCGGCGCTTAAAGGGCGAGTACGGCCTGGAAGACACCAAGCACGCCCTCAACACCCTCTTCGAAGTCCTCTACACCCTCTGCCGCGGCCTCGCGCCCTTCACCCCCTTCATCACTGACAACATCTACCTCCGTCTCCTGCCGCACATTCCTAAAGAGCTCCACTCCGAAGACAACCGCAGTGTGCACTTCCTGCCTTTCCCTGAGGTCCGCGAAGAGCTCTTCGACGAGTCCGTCGAGCGCCAGGTCAAGCGCATGCAGGCCGTCATCGAGCTCGGCCGCATCTGTCGCGACCGCGCCAACAAGGGCCTCAAGATCCCGCTCAAGACACTCGTTGTGATCCACCCCGAGCAACAATACCTCGACGATGTCAAGAGCCTGGAGAACTACATCTGCGAGGAGCTCAACATCCGCGACCTTGTGCTCTCGAGCGACGAGGAGAAATACAAGGTGCAGTACAGCGCCACGGCAGACTTCTCTGTGCTCGGCAAGAAGCTGAAGAAGGACGCGATCAAGGTCAAAAAGGCGCTGCCCGGCCTCACATCGCAGCAGATCAAGGACTACCTCAAAGCCGGCGAGATGACCGTCGACAGTATCACGCTCGAGGCCGAGGATCTAATGGTCAAGCGCAGCCTTGCCAAAGACGACGCGAACAAAGACCAGGAGTTCAACACAGACAATGATGTGCTCATCATCCTGGACGTAGCATCATACCCCGAGCTCGAGCAGGAAGGCCTGGCACGCGAGGTCATCCGTCGCGTGCAGGACCTGCGCAAGAAGGCCGGTCTCGTGCCGACAGACGACGTGGGCATGGAGTACCGCGTGCTGAGCGACCCAGACGGCTTGGACTTGGAGAAGGCGTTTGAGAACCAGGGACCGCTGTTTGAAAAGGCGCTGAGGCGGAATGTGGACAAGCATGTCATTACGGAGCTGGATGGCAAGATTGAGGAGGGTAAGAAAGAGGGCGTGATTATGGAGGAGGAGCAGGAGTTGCACAAGGCGACGTTCATGTTGAGGTTGGTGAAGCTGTGA
- a CDS encoding Trichoplein multi-domain protein produces MRLSRQSALKPVNKLVGSLRVAARSASRTGLSCPETDKLREITVVLIAACTTLIEDLTLLISDPLPPNSARRAFLMPVVRLCFRWLMNRSRVIFVKSIVDSFKTTIILLVSTMDLATKIHRNVPYSTRQPLITQVASSIMFAEDATETLCRYKDCQDIQSENNSYVNLTAGSNTPKQIGSPTPEPEQASVLLHSRPVSDRYDETSTTEAHNQISTSALNFDDTEYYVQLSHGCNRMIEIQQMSCALAQTVLESTAAKPGRTSQPTSHVPLSESESPFTARESAQPRSSSQKDSTTLQSKRHEPAIDAIDQVQHLDDLLRHKDRSGHQTPLRHGNDAYPATSGDAPRVVESVHNNLSASMPLPLKPQTIYNEVQAAYDDGEDLVPREHAQSIPRELPTPPLENTKPISPSPPFVAKEESMLTKLEKLLLRREEELEDEKEKERNRVENAKFDRLEKILISQQEAKIEKEAARKAAKEAEEQAVAEARKQGNMDKLEKPEKLILAQKDEQLKREKALEAVRRAEMAEVDARQAERAAVPILFEDAIGRKFSCPWQTCKT; encoded by the exons ATGCGTCTATCACGACAATCCGCGCTGAAGCCTGTGAACAAGCTTGTTGGATCTCTAAGAGTGGCTGCAAGATCAGCTTCTCGAACTGGTCTTTCATGCCCAGAAACGGATAAGCTTCGAGAGATCACAGTCGTACTGATTGCTGCTTGTACGACTCTTATAGAGGACCTGACGCTTCTCATTAGTGACCCTCTACCTCCAAACTCTGCCCGGCGCGCATTCCTCATGCCAGTTGTACGACTCTGTTTTAGGTGGTTGATGAATAGATCGAGGGTTATATTTGTGAAGAGCATAGTCGATTCATTCAAGACTACGATCATACTTCTCGTGTCTACGATGGATCTTGCTACTAAGATTCATCGGAATGTCCCTTATTCGACAAG GCAGCCCCTCATAACACAAGTTGCAAGCAGCATCATGTTTGCAGAGGATGCAACAGAAACTTTGTGTAGATACAAAGACTGTCAAGACATCCAGAGCGAAAATAATTCTTATGTGAACCTTACCGCAGGCTCAAACACACCAAAGCAAATCGGAAGTCCAACACCGGAACCTGAGCAAGCATCGGTATTGCTTCATAGTAGACCTGTTTCCGACAGATATGATGAAACAAGTACTACAGAGGCGCACAACCAGATTAGCACGAGCGCTCTGAACTTCGATGACACAGAGTACTATGTGCAGCTCTCTCATGGCTGCAATCGGATGATTGAGATTCAACAGATGTCATGTGCACTGGCACAGACTGTGCTTGAAAGTACTGCTGCTAAACCTGGACGGACCTCGCAACCTACATCACACGTTCCTTTATCAGAATCAGAAAGTCCGTTCACAGCCCGAGAGAGTGCTCAACCAAGATCTAGCTCCCAAAAAGATTCTACAACTTTGCAGAGCAAAAGACACGAACCTGCAATTGATGCTATAGATCAAGTCCAACATTTAGACGATCTATTGCGCCATAAAGACCGTTCAGGCCACCAAACACCACTCCGACATGGAAATGACGCTTATCCAGCCACTTCTGGAGATGCGCCCAGAGTAGTAGAGTCGGTACATAACAATCTCTCGGCGTCAATGCCGCTTCCGCTTAAGCCGCAAACCATATACAATGAAGTACAAGCAGCATATGATGACGGCGAAGATCTTGTTCCGCGCGAACATGCTCAGTCAATACCGAGAGAGCTTCCAACTCCACCCTTAGAGAACACAAAGCCTATATCGCCATCGCCGCCCTTTGTTGCTAAGGAGGAATCTATGCTTACAAAATTAGAGAAGTTACTGCTTCGCAGAGAGGAAGAGCTTGAAGATGAAAAAGAGAAAGAAAGAAACAGAGTAGAGAACGCAAAGTTCGACAGGCTAGAAAAAATACTAATCTCTCAGCAAGAAGCAAAGATTGAAAAGGAGGCGGCAAGGAAAGCAGCAAAAGAAGCCGAGGAACAAGCAGTTGCAGAAGCGCGAAAGCAAGGAAACATGGATAAACTAGAAAAGCCGGAGAAGCTTATCCTAGCACAGAAGGATGAGCAGTTGAAAAGAGAGAAAGCACTCGAAGCAGTGCGGCGGGCAGAAATGGCCGAGGTCGATGCAAGGCAAGCTGAGAGAGCAGCCGTGCCGATCCTGTTCGAGGACGCCATCGGTCGGAAGTTCTCATGCCCTTGGCAAACGTGCAAAACATAG